A genomic segment from Phalacrocorax aristotelis chromosome 16, bGulAri2.1, whole genome shotgun sequence encodes:
- the APOH gene encoding beta-2-glycoprotein 1 isoform X2, translating into MYSLALVACVVALSHCALAAKVCPRPPEVLFATVDVNKSVYDVGEEIEYTCRPGFVPNNGQRKYTCLPTGKWPLNTLLCLPKRCPSPGPLQHGKIDFIDLHYQSSISFSCEPGYNLVGTRTSQCMADGKWSGTLPQCQPVTCAPPSLPEFGVLSYHRLKPGNISNFLDTITFECVPPLALIGNETATCTANGNWSSIPECKVVTCPTPTGIENGFIEFAVRRTYHYNESVSFGCQSSYVLDGPKHSRCEKTGNWSTKPSCKGPCKIPAKKAVVLYNGEKKSVQKDLKEGIQHGETVSFFCKNKEKSCAYTVAVPCVDGNLTLPACFKERGFFSSLVKKDPSDMKPCEDQA; encoded by the exons ATGTACTCCCTGGCGCTGGTTGCGTGCGTAGTTGCTCTGAGCCACTGTGCTCTTGCAGCGAAAG TTTGTCCCAGGCCACCAGAAGTGCTGTTTGCCACAGTTGATGTAAACAAAAGTGTGTATGACGTGGGTGAGGAAATAGAGTATACCTGTAGGCCTGGGTTCGTCCCCAATAACGGCCAAAGGAAGTACACCTGCCTCCCGACTGGCAAGTGGCCTCTCAATACGCTGTTATGCCTAC CAAAGAGATGTCCCAGTCCTGGACCCTTGCAACATGGAAAAATTGATTTTATAGACCTCCACTATCAGAGTTCTATAAGTTTTTCATGTGAACCAGG ttacaaCCTTGTGGGGACAAGAACCAGCCAATGCATGGCAGATGGGAAGTGGAGTGGAACTCTTCCACAGTGTCAAC CGGTGACTTGTGCACCTCCCTCACTTCCCGAATTTGGAGTCCTTTCTTACCATCGGTTAAAACCTGGAAACATTTCTAATTTCCTGGACACAATTACTTTTGAATGTGTGCCTCCCCTCGCACTTATTGGGAACGAGACGGCTACCTGCACAGCCAACGGGAACTGGAGCAGCATTCCAGAGTGCAAGG TTGTCACATGCCCCACTCCAACAGGAATAGAAAATGGATTCATAGAGTTTGCTGTTCGTAGAACATATCACTATAACGAGAGTGTCAGCTTTGGCTGCCAGTCCAGCTACGTGCTGGACGGACCTAAGCATTCCCGATGTGAGAAGACTGGAAACTGGTCCACAAAGCCATCCTGTAAAG GACCGTGCAAAATACCAGCTAAGAAAGCTGTAGTGCTGTACAACGGCGAGAAGAAAAGTGTTCAGAAAGACCTTAAGGAAGGCATTCAGCACGGTGAAACCGTATCCTTCTTCtgcaagaacaaagaaaaatcctgtGCCTATACTGTAGCTGTTCCATGTGTGGATGGCAACCTCACTCTCCCCGCCTGTTTCAAAG AACGAGGCTTTTTTTCAAGCCTGGTGAAGAAGGACCCATCCGACATGAAACCATGTGAAGATCAGGCGTGA
- the APOH gene encoding beta-2-glycoprotein 1 isoform X3, which yields MYSLALVACVVALSHCALAAKAAKRCPSPGPLQHGKIDFIDLHYQSSISFSCEPGYNLVGTRTSQCMADGKWSGTLPQCQPVTCAPPSLPEFGVLSYHRLKPGNISNFLDTITFECVPPLALIGNETATCTANGNWSSIPECKVVTCPTPTGIENGFIEFAVRRTYHYNESVSFGCQSSYVLDGPKHSRCEKTGNWSTKPSCKGPCKIPAKKAVVLYNGEKKSVQKDLKEGIQHGETVSFFCKNKEKSCAYTVAVPCVDGNLTLPACFKERGFFSSLVKKDPSDMKPCEDQA from the exons ATGTACTCCCTGGCGCTGGTTGCGTGCGTAGTTGCTCTGAGCCACTGTGCTCTTGCAGCGAAAG CAGCAAAGAGATGTCCCAGTCCTGGACCCTTGCAACATGGAAAAATTGATTTTATAGACCTCCACTATCAGAGTTCTATAAGTTTTTCATGTGAACCAGG ttacaaCCTTGTGGGGACAAGAACCAGCCAATGCATGGCAGATGGGAAGTGGAGTGGAACTCTTCCACAGTGTCAAC CGGTGACTTGTGCACCTCCCTCACTTCCCGAATTTGGAGTCCTTTCTTACCATCGGTTAAAACCTGGAAACATTTCTAATTTCCTGGACACAATTACTTTTGAATGTGTGCCTCCCCTCGCACTTATTGGGAACGAGACGGCTACCTGCACAGCCAACGGGAACTGGAGCAGCATTCCAGAGTGCAAGG TTGTCACATGCCCCACTCCAACAGGAATAGAAAATGGATTCATAGAGTTTGCTGTTCGTAGAACATATCACTATAACGAGAGTGTCAGCTTTGGCTGCCAGTCCAGCTACGTGCTGGACGGACCTAAGCATTCCCGATGTGAGAAGACTGGAAACTGGTCCACAAAGCCATCCTGTAAAG GACCGTGCAAAATACCAGCTAAGAAAGCTGTAGTGCTGTACAACGGCGAGAAGAAAAGTGTTCAGAAAGACCTTAAGGAAGGCATTCAGCACGGTGAAACCGTATCCTTCTTCtgcaagaacaaagaaaaatcctgtGCCTATACTGTAGCTGTTCCATGTGTGGATGGCAACCTCACTCTCCCCGCCTGTTTCAAAG AACGAGGCTTTTTTTCAAGCCTGGTGAAGAAGGACCCATCCGACATGAAACCATGTGAAGATCAGGCGTGA
- the APOH gene encoding beta-2-glycoprotein 1 isoform X1: MYSLALVACVVALSHCALAAKVCPRPPEVLFATVDVNKSVYDVGEEIEYTCRPGFVPNNGQRKYTCLPTGKWPLNTLLCLPAKRCPSPGPLQHGKIDFIDLHYQSSISFSCEPGYNLVGTRTSQCMADGKWSGTLPQCQPVTCAPPSLPEFGVLSYHRLKPGNISNFLDTITFECVPPLALIGNETATCTANGNWSSIPECKVVTCPTPTGIENGFIEFAVRRTYHYNESVSFGCQSSYVLDGPKHSRCEKTGNWSTKPSCKGPCKIPAKKAVVLYNGEKKSVQKDLKEGIQHGETVSFFCKNKEKSCAYTVAVPCVDGNLTLPACFKERGFFSSLVKKDPSDMKPCEDQA, translated from the exons ATGTACTCCCTGGCGCTGGTTGCGTGCGTAGTTGCTCTGAGCCACTGTGCTCTTGCAGCGAAAG TTTGTCCCAGGCCACCAGAAGTGCTGTTTGCCACAGTTGATGTAAACAAAAGTGTGTATGACGTGGGTGAGGAAATAGAGTATACCTGTAGGCCTGGGTTCGTCCCCAATAACGGCCAAAGGAAGTACACCTGCCTCCCGACTGGCAAGTGGCCTCTCAATACGCTGTTATGCCTAC CAGCAAAGAGATGTCCCAGTCCTGGACCCTTGCAACATGGAAAAATTGATTTTATAGACCTCCACTATCAGAGTTCTATAAGTTTTTCATGTGAACCAGG ttacaaCCTTGTGGGGACAAGAACCAGCCAATGCATGGCAGATGGGAAGTGGAGTGGAACTCTTCCACAGTGTCAAC CGGTGACTTGTGCACCTCCCTCACTTCCCGAATTTGGAGTCCTTTCTTACCATCGGTTAAAACCTGGAAACATTTCTAATTTCCTGGACACAATTACTTTTGAATGTGTGCCTCCCCTCGCACTTATTGGGAACGAGACGGCTACCTGCACAGCCAACGGGAACTGGAGCAGCATTCCAGAGTGCAAGG TTGTCACATGCCCCACTCCAACAGGAATAGAAAATGGATTCATAGAGTTTGCTGTTCGTAGAACATATCACTATAACGAGAGTGTCAGCTTTGGCTGCCAGTCCAGCTACGTGCTGGACGGACCTAAGCATTCCCGATGTGAGAAGACTGGAAACTGGTCCACAAAGCCATCCTGTAAAG GACCGTGCAAAATACCAGCTAAGAAAGCTGTAGTGCTGTACAACGGCGAGAAGAAAAGTGTTCAGAAAGACCTTAAGGAAGGCATTCAGCACGGTGAAACCGTATCCTTCTTCtgcaagaacaaagaaaaatcctgtGCCTATACTGTAGCTGTTCCATGTGTGGATGGCAACCTCACTCTCCCCGCCTGTTTCAAAG AACGAGGCTTTTTTTCAAGCCTGGTGAAGAAGGACCCATCCGACATGAAACCATGTGAAGATCAGGCGTGA